One genomic window of Medicago truncatula cultivar Jemalong A17 chromosome 1, MtrunA17r5.0-ANR, whole genome shotgun sequence includes the following:
- the LOC11446741 gene encoding probable prefoldin subunit 5 isoform X2: MASSKSGSGAMTLERMSVEQLKAVKEQADMEVNLLQDSLNNIGTATTRLELATTALNDLSLRSLGSKILVPLTASLYVPATLQDPHHVLVDIGTGYFVEKTMPEGKDYCERKINLLKSNFDQLVEETSLIILAKL; the protein is encoded by the exons ATGGCTTCGTCGAAGAGTGGTAGCGGAGCGATGACTCTAGAGAGGATGAGCGTTGAACAGTTGAAAGCAGTTAAGGAACAAGCAGATATGGAAGTTAACCTTCTTCAAGACAGTCTCAACAATATCGGCACCGCAACCACTCGTCTTGAACTCGCTACCACCGCTCTCAACGATCTCTCTCTCCGTTCCCTCGGTAGTAAAATCCTTGTTCCTCTCACCGCTTCCCTCTACGTTCCTGCTACTCTTCAAGATCCTCATCACGTTCTCGTCGATATCGGAACTGGTTATTTCGTCGAG AAAACCATGCCTGAAGGAAAGGATTACTGCGAGCGCAAAATCAATTTACTCAAATCTAACTTTGATCAACTTGTTGag GAAACGAGCTTAATCATTTTGGCTAAACTATAA
- the LOC11446741 gene encoding probable prefoldin subunit 5 isoform X1: MASSKSGSGAMTLERMSVEQLKAVKEQADMEVNLLQDSLNNIGTATTRLELATTALNDLSLRSLGSKILVPLTASLYVPATLQDPHHVLVDIGTGYFVEKTMPEGKDYCERKINLLKSNFDQLVEVASKKKNVADEAGVILQAKLKQLASSS; this comes from the exons ATGGCTTCGTCGAAGAGTGGTAGCGGAGCGATGACTCTAGAGAGGATGAGCGTTGAACAGTTGAAAGCAGTTAAGGAACAAGCAGATATGGAAGTTAACCTTCTTCAAGACAGTCTCAACAATATCGGCACCGCAACCACTCGTCTTGAACTCGCTACCACCGCTCTCAACGATCTCTCTCTCCGTTCCCTCGGTAGTAAAATCCTTGTTCCTCTCACCGCTTCCCTCTACGTTCCTGCTACTCTTCAAGATCCTCATCACGTTCTCGTCGATATCGGAACTGGTTATTTCGTCGAG AAAACCATGCCTGAAGGAAAGGATTACTGCGAGCGCAAAATCAATTTACTCAAATCTAACTTTGATCAACTTGTTGag GTTGCgtccaaaaagaaaaatgtcgCGGATGAAGCTGGGGTTATTTTACAGGCAAAATTGAAGCAATTAGCATCGTCATCCTAA